A single Candidatus Desulfarcum epimagneticum DNA region contains:
- a CDS encoding conserved hypothetical protein (Evidence 4 : Unknown function but conserved in other organisms), producing the protein MRIKMDKDSDALYFRFDENRIVDSEEVRPGVVLDFDENDRVVGVEFLGISARANKEELSTMRFQVG; encoded by the coding sequence ATGAGAATAAAAATGGACAAGGACAGCGACGCGCTCTATTTTCGATTTGATGAGAATCGGATTGTGGACTCGGAGGAAGTCAGACCGGGAGTTGTGCTCGACTTTGACGAAAACGACAGGGTGGTGGGTGTGGAATTCCTTGGAATCTCCGCCCGCGCAAACAAAGAAGAGCTTTCCACCATGCGGTTCCAAGTGGGGTGA
- a CDS encoding conserved hypothetical protein (Evidence 4 : Unknown function but conserved in other organisms), which translates to MEDTVHFQDMLKERGIKREWADLAVLEPDRTEEHVDGTRHYIRRIEEYGNRWLRVVVNVSSEPHKRVTAFFDRRLRRAK; encoded by the coding sequence AGGACATGCTTAAGGAACGCGGGATCAAACGAGAATGGGCCGATCTTGCGGTCCTTGAGCCTGACAGAACCGAGGAGCATGTTGACGGAACACGGCATTATATTCGCCGGATTGAAGAGTATGGGAACCGTTGGCTGCGTGTGGTTGTGAACGTGTCATCTGAGCCACATAAGCGTGTGACGGCATTTTTTGACCGGAGATTGCGGAGGGCGAAATGA